One genomic window of Cercospora beticola chromosome 5, complete sequence includes the following:
- a CDS encoding uncharacterized protein (BUSCO:EOG0926073O), translating into MDDSVMDDSVFEDGASSDFEPEPAPKAKAKAAPKPATTKAPAKKAPAKPKATKQTTLKTTKAAPKAAAKKRALPDSDEENSDVDVPSDNDDSLLADTPPSNKKQKKAPAKKKVASEPLAEIENESFMDVPVAATAKKGSEQYQKLTQLEHILKRPDTYIGSVEYTTDQLWIYNSETEAMENRKVSYVPGLYKIFDEILVNAADNKQRDKNMNELRVDVDPNEGKISVRNNGRGIPIEMHEKEGIWIPEMIFGHLLTSSNYDDEEAKVTGGRNGYGAKLTNIYSTEFHLETVDSKTKQRYKQTWRKNMSIMEKAKIDKIKGDDYTKITFKPDFSKFGMDKMDEDFEGLVKRRVYDMAGTCKGVKVYLNGERINISKFKQYMEMYTKAIKTENLENDGKAPEQVILTDNPHERWEIGFAVSDGSFQQVSFVNSIATTTGGTHVNYIADQICDKLEQIVNKKNKGGVKLKKAQLRNHIFLFVNCLIVNPAFTSQTKEQLTTKVSAFGSKPQVTEKFLKDIAKTEVVNNILHFAQQKADKVLAKSDGGGRKRMNHSKLTDANRAGTKDGHKCTLILTEGDSAALLALAGRAVVDPDYFGVFPLRGKVLNVRDASVDQISKNAEIQNIKKFIGLQHKKEYTTTVGLRYGHIMIMTDQDHDGSHIKGLLINFLQVQFPSLLKIEGFLLEFITPIVKVWKGDQRHPKAKRDFFTMPEYEEWKKLPGNTKGWEHKYYKGLGTSDTRDAQIYFQDLDRHLKRFHRMREHEEELIDLAFSKKRADARKTWLQGFVPGTYLDMSGTDDITYDDFVNKELILFSMADNMRSIPSVVDGLKPGQRKVMYTAFRRNLKKDIKVVELAGLVSGLTAYAYGDASLQQTIVALAQNFVGSNNMNLLEPSGNFGSRLQGGSDAASARYIYTRLSPFARRLFDQKDEALLRYNEDDGHTIEPELYSPIVPMILINGADGIGTGWSTSIPCYNPEEVIDNLIRRMTPGATKESMVPMMPWYRGWTGQTEQLTEDRFKFPGRIVKTGSNEVEITELPVHQWTQDFKDKLEDIIKAEKVPSFIKDYTEYNTPETVRFIIKMEEKKLAENEDKLEELFKLAKTQATSNMVAFDPQGRIYKYATPQDIIEEFYGYRLTKYFHRKDHMLEVMHKELNKLTNQARFVQYIIDGKLVVSKKKKSVLVQELDKLNFTRFPKVADAKKAGEAEEAQEDDNEESDADIAAGASDFDYLLGMAIWSLTQERVEKLKKQIGEKEEEINDLTVKTPQDLWKADLEALREDWHTALDEEKKREKKIKSKGRRASAKLGLTGKAGKKRKAGDSDDYSDEDFGPKKPKTTKSKALGGLLAMKTESKPAGSYPLVNGVEQKPVAPPPAAKQTTLDSALKAPELSINVEKVETAAPAKPRGRAKKAVEDTDSDAVKPGAKKTGRAKKVIDSDVEMEDDDDVFAAVAKEAASKPPARAGRAAAQKAKKYALDSDDSESDGGNDMLADVSEMVKGVGNVSADAQGSRLFHTSAPAASRPTSSHGLKPKASKKTLADISDDETDWAQLAQNSPQKVTNRTILSDNEDSMDIDVPAKPVAKAAPKTKAAPKAKETAALKPKKAPAPAVAKPTALSPAAKAYAAKKASAQAKAGASKKKLPSSDDEDEDDGVDQIANDILSDDEDDIAPAKPAARSRRAAATTKKSKYTIDSDEDEDESEDDFEDADESFD; encoded by the exons ATGGACGACTCCGTAATGGACGACTCAGTCTTCGAAGACGGCGCCTCAAGTGACTTCGAGCCTGAGCCGGCGCCAAAAGCT aaggcaaaggcagcgCCAAAGCCCGCAACCACCAAAGCgcctgcgaagaaggcaccTGCAAAACCGAAAGCCACCAAGCAGACGACCTTGAAAACCACCAAGGCCGCGCCGAAggcagctgcgaagaagcgcgCCCTACCAGACTCTGACGAGGAGAACTCGGACGTCGACGTACCCTCTGATAACGACGACTCACTTCTTGCCGATACGCCACCCTcgaacaagaagcagaagaaagcGCCCgctaagaagaaggtcgcgTCAGAACCACTCGCTGAGATCGAGAACGAGAGCTTCATGGACGTTCCGGTAGCTGCAACGGCGAAGAAGGGGTCGGAGCAATATCAGAAGTTGACACAACTTGAGCACATTTTGAAGCGTCCTGATACATACATCGGCTCAGTCGAGTACACAACCGACCAGCTATGGATCTACAACTCGGAGACGGAGGCAATGGAGAACCGAAAGGTTAGCTATGTGCCAGGTCTGTACAAGATTTTCGACGAAATCTTGGTCAACGCGGCGGACAACAAGCAGCGTGACAAGAACATGAATGAGCTGCGTGTCGATGTGGATCCCAACGAAGGCAAGATTTCGGTGAGAAACAACGGACGTGGTATACCGATCGAGATGCACGAGAAGGAGGGTATCTGGATTCCAGAGATGATCTTTGGGCATCTTCTGACATCTTCCAactacgacgacgaagaagcaaaagtcaCTGGTGGGCGAAACGGATACGGTGCAAAACTCACCAACATCTACTCGACTGAGTTCCACCTGGAGACTGTGGACTCGAAGACCAAGCAGCGCTACAAGCAGACATGGCGCAAGAACATGAGCATCatggagaaggccaagatcgacaagatcaagggCGATGACTACACGAAGATCACGTTCAAGCCTGATTTTAGCAAGTTCGGTATGGACAAAATGGACGAGGACTTCGAAGGTCTGGTCAAGCGACGAGTTTACGATATGGCTGGCACGTGCAAGGGCGTCAAGGTCTACTTGAATGGCGAGAGAATCAATATCAGCAAGTTCAAGCAGTACATGGAGATGTACACCAAAGCTATCAAGACCGAGAACCTGGAAAATGACGGGAAAGCACCGGAACAGGTCATCTTGACAGACAACCCTCACGAGCGCTGGGAAATCGGATTCGCTGTGTCGGATGGCTCATTCCAGCAAGTGTCATTTGTCAATTCCATTGCGACGACCACGGGCGGTACGCACGTCAACTACATTGCAGACCAGATCTGTGACAAGCTCGAACAGATCGTCAACAAGAAGAATAAGGGCGGTgtgaagctcaagaaggcACAGCTTCGGAACCACATCTTCCTGTTCGTCAACTGCTTGATCGTAAATCCCGCGTTCACATCGCAGACAAAAGAGCAGCTTACGACCAAAGTCAGCGCCTTTGGCAGCAAGCCGCAGGTCACCGAGAAATTCCTCAAAGACATCGCAAAGACCGAGGTCGTTAACAACATCCTCCATTTCGCGCAGCAGAAGGCAGACAAAGTCCTGGCTAAGTCTGATGGCGGTGGTCGGAAGCGCATGAATCACTCCAAGCTCACTGATGCCAACAGAGCTGGTACAAAGGATGGCCACAAATGTACTCTCATCTTGACTGAAGGTGACTCAGCCGCCTTGCTGGCGTTGGCAGGTCGTGCTGTGGTCGATCCAGACTACTTCGGTGTTTTTCCACTCCGTGGTAAAGTGCTCAACGTTCGCGACGCCTCCGTTGACCAGATTTCGAAGAACGCGGAAATTCAGAACATCAAGAAATTTATCGGCCTGCAGCACAAGAAGGAGTACACAACGACCGTCGGTTTGCGATATGGTCACATCATGATCATGACAGATCAAGATCACGATGGTTCCCACATCAAGGGACTTCTGATCAACTTCTTGCAGGTTCAGTTCCCCTCGCTACTCAAGATCGAGGGTTTTCTGCTTGAGTTCATTACGCCCATTGTCAAGGTCTGGAAAGGCGACCAAAGACACCCAAAAGCAAAGCGTGACTTCTTCACAATGCCTGAATACGAGGAGTGGAAGAAATTGCCAGGCAACACCAAGGGCTGGGAGCACAAGTACTACAAGGGATTGGGTACATCGGACACCCGAGATGCTCAAATATACTTCCAGGATTTGGACCGGCACCTGAAGCGTTTCCATAGGATGCGGGAGCACGAAGAGGAACTGATTGATCTCGCTTTCTCGAAAAAGAGAGCTGATGCACGTAAAACCTGGCTGCAGGGCTTCGTTCCTGGCACCTACCTGGATATGTCGGGGACAGACGACATCACTTATGATGACTTTGTCAACAAAGAACTCATTCTCTTTTCCATGGCCGACAATATGCGATCCATCCCGTCCGTTGTGGATGGTCTCAAGCCTGGTCAGCGAAAGGTCATGTATACCGCCTTCCGCCGCAACTTGAAGAAGGATATCAAGGTAGTCGAGCTTGCTGGTCTGGTCTCTGGTCTGACTGCGTACGCGTACGGTGATGCATCGCTTCAACAGACCATCGTCGCTCTTGCACAGAACTTTGTGGGATCCAACAACATGAATCTTCTGGAGCCAAGTGGTAACTTTGGTTCCCGTCTCCAGGGTGGTAGCGATGCTGCCAGCGCTCGTTACATTTACACGAGACTGTCACCTTTCGCGCGCCGTCTTTTCGACCAGAAGGACGAGGCACTGTTGCGGTATAATGAGGATGATGGCCACACCATTGAGCCAGAACTGTACAGTCCAATTGTGCCTATGATCCTCATCAATGGTGCTGATGGTATTGGAACTGGTTGGAGCACTTCCATCCCATGCTATAACCCAGAGGAGGTCATCGACAATCTCATTCGACGTATGACCCCGGGCGCCACCAAGGAGTCCATGGTGCCTATGATGCCATGGTACCGTGGTTGGACAGGACAGACCGAGCAGCTTACGGAGGATCGCTTTAAGTTCCCTGGCAGGATCGTGAAGACAGGCAGCAACGAAGTTGAGATCACCGAATTGCCCGTGCACCAGTGGACGCAAGACTTCAAGGACAAACTGGAAGATATCATCAAGGCCGAAAAGGTACCTTCCTTCATCAAGGACTACACCGAGTACAATACGCCTGAAACCGTTCGCTTCATAATTaagatggaggagaagaaactgGCGGAGAATGAAGATAAACTTGAGGAGCTCTTCAAATTGGCAAAGACTCAAGCGACATCGAACATGGTCGCATTCGATCCCCAGGGCCGCATCTACAAGTATGCAACGCCCCAGGACATCATCGAGGAATTCTACGGGTACCGACTCACAAAGTACTTCCATCGCAAGGACCACATGCTGGAAGTCATGCACAAAGAACTGAACAAGCTTACCAATCAGGCGAGATTCGTGCAGTATATCATTGACGGCAAGCTGGTcgtcagcaagaagaagaagtccgtGCTGGTCCAAGAGCTCGACAAGCTCAACTTCACGCGCTTTCCAAAGGTCGCTGATGCCAAGAAGGCGGGtgaggcagaggaggctCAAGAAGATGACAATGAAGAATCCGACGCCGATATTGCCGCTGGCGCCAGCGACTTCGATTACCTGCTCGGTATGGCCATCTGGTCGCTCACCCAGGAGAGAGtagagaagctcaagaagcagattggtgaaaaggaagaggagatcaaTGACCTTACTGTCAAGACCCCTCAGGACCTTTGGAAAGCTGATCTGGAGGCACTCCGCGAGGATTGGCACACTGCGCtcgatgaggagaagaagcgtgagaagaagatcaagtcCAAGGGACGCCGTGCTTCGGCCAAACTTGGTCTCACAGGCAaggctggcaagaagcgtAAAGCCGGTGACAGTGATGACTATTCGGATGAGGACTTCGGGCCAAAGAAGCCCAAGACCACGAAATCGAAAGCTCTTGGAGGGTTGCTTGCCATGAAGACGGAGTCTAAGCCAGCTGGATCCTACCCACTGGTCAACGGAGTCGAGCAGAAGCCTGTGGCGCCTCCTCCAGCTGCAAAGCAGACGACTCTAGACTCAGCATTGAAGGCACCCGAGCTTTCGATCAATGTCGAAAAGGTCGAAACTGCAGCACCGGCGAAGCCGCGTGGTCgtgcgaagaaggctgtTGAAGACACAGACTCCGACGCTGTCAAGCCAGGAGCAAAGAAGACTGGCCGGGCCAAGAAGGTGATCGACTCTGatgtcgagatggaagacgacgacgatgtctTCGCTGCTGTAGCCAAGGAAGCTGCTTCGAAGCCTCCAGCACGTGCTGGCAGGGCCGCGGctcagaaggcgaagaaataCGCGCTTGACAGCGACGATTCTGAGTCTGACGGAGGCAACGATATGCTCGCCGATGTCAGCGAAATGGTGAAGGGCGTTGGCAACGTTAGCGCCGATGCCCAAGGCTCTCGCCTCTTCCACACCAGTGCCCCCGCTGCATCTCGTCCAACCAGCAGCCATGGTCTGAAGCCAAAggccagcaagaagacaTTGGCGGACATTTCCGATGACGAAACCGATTGGGCTCAACTCGCACAGAACTCGCCTCAGAAGGTCACGAATAGGACTATCCTGTCTGACAATGAGGACTCGATGGACATTGACGTTCCCGCCAAGCCAGTTGCAAAGGCAGCTCCGAAGACCAAAGCTGCGCCAAAAGCGAAGGAGACCGCTGCtttgaagccaaagaaggctcctgctcctgccgtAGCCAAGCCAACAGCACTTTCGCCTGCCGCCAAAGCTTacgcagcgaagaaggcgagcgcGCAAGCCAAAGCCGgtgcatcgaagaagaagctgccttCttccgacgatgaggatgaggatgacggtGTGGATCAGATTGCGAATGACATTTtgagcgacgatgaggacgacatcGCTCCGGCCAAGCCGGCGGCACGATCTCGccgtgctgctgctactaccaagaagtcgaaataCACCATCGAttcggacgaggacgaggacgagtcaGAAGACGATTTCGAGGATGCCGATGAGAGCTTTGATTAG